GAATGGCGTCGATGGCGACGACTTTCGTGTTGGCGTCGTTCGCAAACCGGTCGGCGACGACCACGTCCACCGGCATATAAAAACGGACGCCTTTTTCTTTCGCCTTTTCCATAAACGATTTGGCGAGTTCGATTTTGTCCTCCTCAAGCAGCGACTTGCCGACGTCATGGCCGAGCGCTTTGACGAACGTATACGCCAGTCCGCCGCCGATGATCAAGTTGTCGACTTTTTCAAGCAAATTGTCGATGACGCCGATTTTGTCTTTCACTTTCGCGCCGCCGATGATCGCCGTAAACGGGCGGTCCGGATTCGAGAGCGCTTTGCCGAGCACTTCGAGTTCTTTTTCCATCAAAAACCCGGCCACCGCAGGCAAGTAATGGGCGATGCCTTCCGTCGACGCATGAGCGCGGTGGGCGGCGCCGAACGCATCGTTGACATACAGATCCGCGAGCTCCGCAAACGCTTTGGCCAGCTCTGGATCGTTTTTCTCTTCGCCAGGGTAAAAACGGACGTTCTCAAGCAAGAGCACGTCGCCTTCGTTCAAACGGTCGACCGCCGTTTTCACCTCATCGCCGACCGCTTCATTCGTTTTGGCGACCGGCCGTTCAAGCAGCTCGCCGAGCCGCTTCGCAACGGCATCCAAACGCAATTCTTCGACCACTTTTCCTTTCGGGCGGCCGAGGTGGCTCGCCAAAATGACTTTCGCCCCGTGCTCGATCAAATAGCGGATCGTCGGGAGTGCGGCGCGAATGCGCGTGTCATCGGTGATGGCGCCTTGCTCCATCGGAACGTTGAAATCGACGCGGCAAAAGACGCGCTTTCCCCTCACCTCAACGTCGCGGATCGTCTTCTTGTTCATCGTTCGTGCCCCCTTTTGGCTGCAGTTTGGACAAAGGAAAAGGAGTGGGGATCATTTCCCCGCTCCCCTCCATTTCCCTATTATAGACTTGAACGGATGGAAAACTCAACGCCAAGCTGGTTTTACAGCCCTTTCGAGGCGATGTAGGCGGCCAAGTCGACGACGCGGTGCGAATAGCCCGTTTCGTTGTCATACCACGAAACGACTTTCACCATTTTGCCTTCAATGACCATTGTCGACAACGCGTCGATCGTCGACGAAGCGGTGCTGCCGTTGTAGTCGCGCGACACGAGCGGTTCTTCGCTGTAGGCCAAAATGCCTTTCAGCTCGCCTTCCGCTGCTGCTTTCAACGCGGCATTCACTTCTTCGACCGTCACTTCTTTTTCCAATTCCGCCACCAAGTCGACAACTGATACGTTCGGCGTCGGCACGCGCATTGCCATGCCGTTCAATTTGCCTTTCAGTTCCGGCAAGACAAGCGCAACAGCTTTCGCCGCCCCGGTCGTCGTCGGAATGATCGATTCCGCGGCCGCGCGAGCCCGGCGCAAATCTTTATGCGGCAAGTCCAAAATTTGTTGGTCGTTTGTGTACGAGTGAACGGTCGTCATCATGCCGCGGACGATGCCGAATTTTTCATGCAGCACTTTGGCAAACGGCGCCAAGCAGTTCGTCGTGCACGAAGCGTTCGAGATGACATGATGGGCTTTCGGATCGTATTTGTCTTGGTTGACGCCCATGACGATCGTAATATCCTCGTCTTTCGCCGGTGCGGAAATGATCACTTTTTTCGCACCCGCTTCCAAATGTTTGGCGGCGTCTTCGCGTTTCGTGAAGCGGCCGGTCGACTCAACGACGATGTCAACGCCGATCTCGCCCCACGCCAAGTTCGCCGGATCGCGTTCCGCCTTGACGATGATTTCTTTGCCGTTGACGACCAAGTTGTTGCCGTTCACCGACACTTCGGCATCCAGACGGCCATGGACGGAGTCGTACTTCAACAAATGAGCAAGCGTATTCGCATCGGTTAAATCGTTCACCGCCACCACTTCAATGTCCGGGTTTTTCAATGCCGCGCGGAAGACGTTGCGTCCGATGCGGCCAAATCCGTTGATTCCCACTTTGACTGCCATCCTTATTTTCCTCCTTGCGATTGGATTGTATCAGCAAGGGAGGTATGAAGGAGCGCCTGGCCTTCCTCCGTTAACCGCATGCCCGACACATCGGCGGAAAGCAAGTTTTGTCCTTTCAAAAATTCTGTTTCCGACCGGAGCACCCGCTCACTCATGCCGAGGCTCGCCGCCAGCGCCCGCCGCCCGATCGGCGCCATAAGCGAAATGGAGTGCAAAATTTGATATCGTTTTTGCATAACGTCAAGCAAGTCAGGCAATAATTTTTTTTGTGCCTCCAATAACGGCTGCATGGATCCTTTCTCCTCGATTGAA
Above is a window of Geobacillus thermoleovorans DNA encoding:
- a CDS encoding phosphoglycerate kinase, with translation MNKKTIRDVEVRGKRVFCRVDFNVPMEQGAITDDTRIRAALPTIRYLIEHGAKVILASHLGRPKGKVVEELRLDAVAKRLGELLERPVAKTNEAVGDEVKTAVDRLNEGDVLLLENVRFYPGEEKNDPELAKAFAELADLYVNDAFGAAHRAHASTEGIAHYLPAVAGFLMEKELEVLGKALSNPDRPFTAIIGGAKVKDKIGVIDNLLEKVDNLIIGGGLAYTFVKALGHDVGKSLLEEDKIELAKSFMEKAKEKGVRFYMPVDVVVADRFANDANTKVVAIDAIPSDWEALDIGPKTRELYRDVIRQSKLVVWNGPMGVFEMEAFAHGTKAIAEALAEAPDTYSVIGGGDSAAAVEKFGLADKMDHISTGGGASLEFMEGKQLPGVVALEDK
- the gap gene encoding type I glyceraldehyde-3-phosphate dehydrogenase translates to MAVKVGINGFGRIGRNVFRAALKNPDIEVVAVNDLTDANTLAHLLKYDSVHGRLDAEVSVNGNNLVVNGKEIIVKAERDPANLAWGEIGVDIVVESTGRFTKREDAAKHLEAGAKKVIISAPAKDEDITIVMGVNQDKYDPKAHHVISNASCTTNCLAPFAKVLHEKFGIVRGMMTTVHSYTNDQQILDLPHKDLRRARAAAESIIPTTTGAAKAVALVLPELKGKLNGMAMRVPTPNVSVVDLVAELEKEVTVEEVNAALKAAAEGELKGILAYSEEPLVSRDYNGSTASSTIDALSTMVIEGKMVKVVSWYDNETGYSHRVVDLAAYIASKGL